TATCCACTTTTTCAGCTCCTGCTCCAGATTGATCTTAAAATTCATGCGCTCAAATGAAGATGGTTTTACAATACCATCTTGCTTGATGAACCCGGCTGAAATGTAATAAAGGGATTTATCATTTCCACCGGAAATGGATAATTGGTAATTCTGCATGGCCGCATTACGAAACATTTCATCCTGCCAGTCGATATTGGCATTATACACCGATTGATCCATAGCCGGATATCCCAAATCAGAAAGTAAGTCCTGATATTCGTCTTTATTTAAAACATCTATTCTTTTAGCACGTTCCGAGAAACCATAGTAAGCATTCAACTCAATTTGTGCTTCCCCTTTCCGTCCTCTTTTTGTTGTAATCAATACTACCCCATTGGCACCCGCATTTCCATAGATTGCAGCAGAAGAGGCGTCTTTCAGTACTGTTATGCTTTCTATTTCGGAAGGGTTAATGGTTTTCGTGTCACTGGTCGGCACTCCATCCACCACGTACAAAGGTTCGTTTCCCGCATTGATAGACGTCGCTCCCCGGACACGAATAGAGAAACCTTCGTTCGGTTTTCCCGAAGGGGTGATGACCTGCACTCCCGCAGAACGTCCGGCAAGCGCCGAACCGAAGTCATTAACGGGAATGTTTTCAATATCCTTTGCCAGGACGGTAGATACAGCCCCCGTTATATCTTTCTTTTTCTGTACGCTATAGCCTACTACGACCACTTCATCCAGTTTCTTCACATCTTCTTCCAAGGTTACATTCAGCACCCGGTTGTCTCCAATTCTTTTTTCCTGGGACAGATAACCGAGAAAAGAGTATTGGAGGACTTCATTAGGATGGTCGACTTTGAGCTCGTACTTACCATCTATATTGGTCACCACTCCATTACTGCTTCCTTTCACCATCACACTGACCCCTATCATCGGCTCACCGGAAATATCCGTGACTTGCCCCGTCACACTTCTGACAGTAGCCGCCTGCGTAGGTTCCGTATCTTGCTGACGGACAATTTTGGAGATGCGGACAGTTTTGTTATTGATATCGAAAGATACATCTTGTCCTCGAAACAGATTATTCAGTACATTTTCAATTTTTTGTTGTTTGATGTCTATTGAAACCTTTCTTTTTGTATCAATATCCGGTGTCCGAAGGACAAACGTGTAGTTGTATCGCTTATTAATTGTTTCCAACGCCTCACCAATTGTCTTATTTTTGAGACTAAGCGTAATAAGTTCTTCATTATTCTGCGCCAATATTGGATTCGTCCAAATAAAAAGCGCCAATAGAATTGGTAAAAGATTGCTAAATAGCTCTCTAAAAAGAGCTGTTTTTTCATGATATTTCATACCTTTGGCAATGATCTAAGTTAATAATTAATTTTGTTAACTGATTTCCAAAACGGGAAAGTGTCGCAACCACTTTCTCGTTTATTTTTTTTTCTATTTATCCATCCATTCCGTGCATATATTATTAAGGTTAATAACTGGGTTGTTTATCTCGCTTTTCTTGAAATTTCAATAATATCCTGATCTCGTTTTATACATAAATCGTTGTCGATGTTCAGTGCTTCGAGCATCTCATCCAAAGAAAGTCCCTGGGCAAATGTGACAAAGAAATTTTCTTTGAGTAAAGCTTTATCCCTTATCACGATCTGGACATTGAAAAGACGTTGAAGTTCCGTTATAATCTCCTGCAGTGTCTTGTCTCTAAATGTATATTGTCCGTTTCGCCAGGACTGATAAGCATCTACGTCAAACTTTTCAAGTTTGAGTTGTTTTTTATCCAATATGGCTTTCTCACCGGGAACAAGGAAAATATCCTGCTTATTTAAATCTCCTTTTACCAATAAAGATATACTTCCTTCGAGCAGTGTAGCTTCCGTGCCTTTATCTTCTGTATACGAACGTACATTAAATCTCGTTCCATGTACCTTGATGCTTACATCTTTCGTATCTACAATAAAAGGACGTTCCGGATCTTTTGCCACTTCCAGAAAGGTTTCTCCGCTAACAAATATCTGGCGAACCTGGGCAAAGCGCTCGGGATAGACGATATGCGTACCGGAATTCAACCAGACTTTACTCTGATCCGGTAAAACGACTTCTTTCTTTTGCCCATATTCGGCATAGACTTCTATCCAGTTGACTTGCGGCTCCTTATTATCCAGATACAGATAAAGAGTGGCTCCCAATAAAGGGATAAAGAGAATAGCCGCGACACGCATCAGATAATGCATCGATTTTGTGAATATACTTCTTTGAGGAGACGGAGCTACTCCACCAATGGCTTCGCAGACCTTTACAAAGGCAGAAGAAGTCACTTCCCGGTCACAGACTACTTGTGACGACTCTCTCCATATTTCTTGCAGCTCCTGATCGAATTCCGGTTTTGACTCGTTCTCTATGAACCATCGTCCAAACGCACTTGAAGTGATGTCCTTTTTCAAGTTATAGAAATAGTCTTTCAACATTCCGGGAGGTAACAGTTTCATTTTTCTTCGTATTATCTGGTTATATCTGATATACGGAAGCTAGAAAAAGTACACCCAACGTTTTTTCGACTTTAACATTTATAAACGTTTAGGACTAGATAGAAGCATGAACAATGATGCTAAGACAGATCAGAAGATTGAAATTAAAATCAAAGTGAAAGAATAAATAAAGCTGCAGTCCAATAAAGAAATCCTCCCAACTTTTCACGAAGTATATGCAAAGCCATATTCAGATGACGTTCTACCGTACGTTTGGATATTCCCAATTTAGAGGCTATCTCATCGTTAGACAATCCTTGCAAACGACTCATCACAAACACTGCACGACGCTGCGGCGGCATATTGTCCACCTCTTTCATCACCAGGTTTTTAATATGCGACAGGTCATAAACACTTTCTATCATTTCATCTGTATGATCGCTGTCTTTCAGGGATGAAATGCTGTCTAAAGGTTCTGATATGACTAATGAACGAAAATAGTCTGCTATTTCATTCTTTGTGATGGAATACAAATAGTTGTTGAACTTCCGCTCACAATCAATCAGTTCCCTCTTTGTCCAGACTTTGATAAATACATTTTGGGCTATATCATCGGCAACAAAAGAATCCTTCACTATCCCCAATGTGAAAAAACGCACTTGAGGATAGTAACAATCAAAGAGGAGTTTAAAAGCATTTATATCTCCGGAAATCATTCGAGAGATAATATGACTCTCATTTTTCATAAACAGTTAGTGTAATATCACAAACTTTACCATCTTACACTTCCCAACATTTCCATCCTTTATTGGCGCAAATGTATACTACATACGTACGTACATTATAATATGGAAACTTTCTCTTCGTATCTTCACCATATCTTTTCACCTGCTCCACATGTTCGGGAAGGGGTTCGGTAAGTGCAAGCATCTTTTCTGCTTCTTTTGCACGATAATATTTGAATTCTACGACACGGTCATCTGTATAATAATCCGTACCGGGAATACCTGTCATTTCAAAATCCGAACGTCCTACGGAGTTGTTCTGTTCAATAGCAAATGTATAACAGCTACTTAGGTAACGCGAAACAAGCTCATAGAATGAACATCGGATGAAGTTCTCATTGATTTTATCAAATACCTGTGCAGGGAATTGTCCCAAATATTGCTCAAAATAGTTTTGTACCAGAGGTTCCAGACTTCGGTTGGAATCATAATACCGATACACCGGCACATAACGCTGCGCATTACCTTCTATCTTGTTCAACTGATTATAGTAGTCCATGTACACACTACGCATCGTCATATTAGGTAATGTTGTTACAAATTTATCTTTCAATGTCGTCATTCCCAAATAGAACAAGCTAATGGGATAAAACTCTTTATCAAAGAACTTTTTCTTATTAAATTTACTGGCAAGATCGGCTACATTATAAGGCAACTCATCATCAATAATCAATGCATCCAACATCGCTTTCGCATTATCCAGTGAAAGGGTAAGTCGACGAATCCAATTAATATCGGTACGTAGATTTTCATCTACCAGTTCGTCGGGAATACTACCAGCATTGGCCGCAAACTTCTTGAAGAAATAAGTCAGGATAGTAGCATTGAACAACCGATCACCATTGGGACGGAAACGATAACCATCATAGTTGCTTACGATTAGTTGCCAAATTTCATCGAAACGTTCTTGTCCTGTGGAGTATTTATCAAGTACATAACGCAGATATGTTTCTGTCTCTTCGTATGTAAACCCGAGCATATTCAGAAAATTAGGTTCAAGAGTCAATATCTCTGCTATATTATATCCACTGGTCAAATCATCCATCGTAACAGGTAATACACCTGTACAGAAGCAGGTACGGATACTCCCCTCACCTATTCCGGCTTTTATCACTTTAAAGAAAGTACGCAAAAAACTGTCATTCGTCGTCACTTCCTCATAAAGCGGATCGTTGTATGCTGTAAGCAACTGATTAGTGAAGTTATCATATTCATCAATCAATAGATAAACTTTTGGAAATTCATGAGAACGAGCATAATTAAGAACTTCTTCCAACATTTTGGAAGCGTCTCCCCGAGTAGTAAACTGAAAATCACCGAACAAATCTCTGTTATGCTCTACCATCACATCTACCGGGCCACAGTTCAAATCATTAAAGTTTTGAGCCAATCCTTCAATAGTATCCGCCATTACCATTTTCGAAAAATCGTAGCGAATAATCATATAACTGTTATGCTCTTTTGTCGGATGGTTACCTATCCAGGTTCCCCCAAACAGTTCTTCAAACCGATGCGCTTTTGTACGGTCATAATAGCAAGCCAAAGTAGAAACCAACAAACTTTTTCCAAAACGGCGGGGACGGAGAAATACAGGAGCATTATAATCCTCTAATTTAGGAATATAATCAGTCTTATCAACATAATAAAAACCACGTTCACGCAAATCTATGAAATCCGCTACTGCATAAGGAATAGTTATTCTTGCCATAATCATACTATTTTCTCTATAGACAAACAAAGGTACAAAATTGTTAGCAAAAAGAAGGACAATTACTTATTATAATATTATTCTTCCTGTTTCCATACATAAAACACATTCCTTCCCGCCCCTCTCTTACGCAGTTTTCCCTCCTGAATAAAAGTATTCAAATCATCAACAGCTTTCAGCCGGGCTACTCCTGTCAGTCTGCTGTATTCTATGCGGGTGATTCCTCCATTCTTCTTCAGAAACTCCTGTAACATTTGAAGACGTTGTTCGACAGGTATCTCCGCTTTACTGACAGTCCGTCCCGATTTGGGCACACGTTCAAGTCTCATTTCCCGTCTTACCTTCAATTTAAAATTTTTGGAAGTACGCAGGTGTACATTGTCAAAACAGATAGATTCGGAACGGATTTCTTTTTTAGTCATTACCTTCTGAGTGCATTTCAAAGAGACACTAAGATGTCCCAGCTCTCCAAGCTCCACAATATAGCCACGCGCCAAGAGACTACCAAGTTCATCTATTACAGCCCCCAACACCCCGTCAACCATATTCTGGGGAAAATGTTGATAACGTGACACACGTTCTATAAACTCTTTTTGGGAATAAGTCCCGCTCGGAACTATCCGTGCATGAAGTGGTTGCTTCTCGCCGGTATTCTGAACGTCCGGTGTCTCATACAAATCATAATACGCACTCATAAGCAGCTATATTTTATTGAGTTATCATTTACTATTTTCTTGCCTGATATTTAATCTCTCTTATACCAATCATTAGTTCTTGGCTAGCATATATTTATTCGTCTGACTATAGTGTAACTTGCATCTGACTATAGTTACTCTTTCGTCTGACTATAGTTAGACGAAAAAGCAACTATAGTCAGACGATTAGTTTATTGCATGCAAAGATATACTTTATCGCAATACAACTTATAAATATTAAGAAGAAAAGACTTAGTTGACCGGTAGAAATTAATCACCCAACAGCAACTTAGTCACAGCAGCAGTATTCAAAGCCCATTCACGGGTATATACTTCATCGGCTTCCGGTGTATCAGCCAACTTCAACCCCTGTGCTTGTGCTTTGATTGCCAACAGTTCGCCCACAGTGGTTTTGGCTTCCAGTTTATCCAGATACTTTTCAATAGTCTGTGTATCCAAAGAAAGAATGGTCTGTCCGCCGAAAGGTATTTCCAACCATACAACTTCCCGTTCCTTCACTTTCAGGACTCCGAAAACAAGTCCTTTCTGCACGCTTTGAGAAACTCGTACCTGATGCTGAACACAAGAAGGGTCATAAGCCACTCCGTTTCTCTCCGATATTTTCATCGGGTAAGCGGAGTTCATCCAACCTACCACCAGATTAGGAGAGATAGCCCCATTGCTATACGCATTGCAGGTGAAAGCAACATATTGCGCACCTACACGGTTCAACTCATTCAAATCCAATTCGATATACTCGGCAGTACCTTTCTTGTCGGGGATGCTTCGGATATCTCCGCTATGTTTAGCACCAATAGCTTTCAAATTGAAGTAGGAACATACTTCTGTCGTTGAGGGCATAGTGATATGACAGCTCAAGTCCATATCCAAATGCTGTGCCGGAAGTCCTTTTCCCCATTGCATAAACAATCGAACCTTATCTCCTTCCACCGGGAAACGTGTACCCTGCAATGCACAGGAAGTATCCTGAACCGTTTCGCTACGGTCGCCGATAGACAATGGAATATGAAACAACATAGGATCAATATACATACTTGCGCTTCCACTCCCAGCACCCGCATTAGCAAAGCGGGCAGCAACAACCTCTTTACACAAATCCTGTACCTCTTTCACCATCTCTTTAAGCTGGTCTTCCATATAAAGACTCACCAAATAGTGAGGCTCTATCAAAAGCGCATTACCACCTAAAGGTTTCACCATTCTCTTATGTCCTTGCTCAAAGTAACTCTCCGCATACATACCCAAAGTGACCACCAAACGAGCCGGCAACAAATGAACGACTTCTTTAAATGCCGCCAACGTTTCTTCCGGACCGAACCAAAGCATATTGGCAAACAGGGAACGTGCAAACATACCCGGGCGTTGCTTCAACAAAGCGAATGTCTGGGCCGCATCTGCTTTCAAACGGCTACGTTCCACTTCTCCCTGCCAAACTGTATATGCCTGACAGTAGAATACGTCCATCAACTCTTTCAAATTTTCGAATCCCGGTTTACGAGCATATTCCGCCAAACGCAATGCACGTATCATACGTACCCACATTTCTCTTTTCGGATGCATCATTTCACAAGACTTCTCCGGAGCCATCGCCAAATTATTCAACCAAAAGGCCACCATTTTACACTCGCGACGGGTATATTTCAATTTTAATTCTTCCCGCTTTGCCTGGGCAGCCGAACGGCTTTTATCCAAAGCATTGCACAGATGTGCATTGTTTCTACCCGCTTTACGAATGAGGGTCTTTGGCTCTAGGATTTGCAAGAATCCGGTTTTCTTATACCACAAATAACGCAATATATCATTCGGAGCAGAGAAATAAATCTGCGCTTCCTGTGCCCTATCCTGCTCTACCAGTGTGTCGATCACCAGCATCAGAGTTTCTTTCATCTTGATTCCGACTGCCGGCAACGGAAGTTCAGCCAGCAAGATTTTCAAGCTGTCCACTTGTGTTGCATCAAGAGCCGTACGTGATTCCAGCAAGTCACCAAAGAAAGCATTCAGCTCTTTTTCCTGCCAAAGTTCCAACACTTTCAATTTACTGGCTTGTCCGAAATATTCTGTAGATGCCGTTTCAAACGGAGTTCCGCAGAACGGACAACCGTTGTATCGTTCCAAGGGGAATGTATTATCAGGAATCACGTGTCCGCAAGATAGTTTCACACCTTTCTTACTATTGAACATGTTAGCAAGCCATGTAATCCAATGATCCAAACGTGTTTCTCCGGTAGGTGTATCCCAACCTTTCACCAATGGAGCCCAGTTGAGTGACACACCCAATACTTCTTTCATCACCTGGAGAATCTCCACCTGTTGTGCCGGATACAACTGATTGACAGCATGCAACAACTCTTCGGATAAGCTATACCCCACTTTTCGAAGTTGAGCAACCAATGTTACAGTAGTCGAAGTCAATGCTTCGCGCTTTTCTGTTCCTTCTATCGCTGGCAAATAAATTGCATGTTGCCTGATAGATACTTTCAACAAATCTTTTTTCATACGTTGTGTTTTTTAAGTAAGGTAATCGGAAGACTGTGAATCAATGGAGCATTCCTGCAGTGTTGAAGTAAGTCTTCCTTGACCTTAGTTTATAAAAAAGAGGTAGAACAGGCCGGATTCGAACCAGCAATAGCCACCGTTAAGAAGTAAGCCCCGGTTGACCTCATTTCAGATAATCCCGAAGCTACTGTCCTACCTCTATATTTGTTTTTTGTGGAGCAGGCCGGAGTCGAACCGACGACAGTCACGGGATAGAAGTAAATCTTAATTGACCTTTTTATCAAGATGATCTCAAGATTAAAGATGATGCTCTACCCACTGAGCTACTGCCCCTTTGCGAAACAGGAAAACGGATAATCGTACTGGTAATGTTCTACCTAAAAGAGTGTGTTGAAGTAACCCGTACTTGACCTGTTTCCTTGTTTCCTCGACAAAGATAGAAGCAGCAATACGCAGCCTTTTTGCGTAGCTCAAACTTTTTTGCTCTTTTGAAGAAAAAAACAGTAAAAAATGAATGAACAGGACTTGTTTTGTGAAGAAAGAGAAACTTCCCTATGTCGAACGCATTAGTCATATAGGTAGCACAGCCATCAAAGGGATTTGGGCAAAGCCTATTATAGATATAATTTATAAAAACATAGAAAACACCCTCGAATGGAATCATCCGAGAGCAAACGAAAAAACAACCTGTGTCAGAAACACAGATTGTTTATCAAACTAAATCCGATTTATTATTTTTAGTCATGCCGTAAAGATAGGCATATTCTATTTAATGGCAAAACGGGCAGTCATTTCATATCTCAACTTGATGACACGATACTGTTCGGTAGCAGCTGTGCCCATACTAACATTGCTCTGTGCCTGAAAAGGAAGATAACGGCTTATGTTGTTATCGGCAGGTTCGATGATACGAATGACTTCACCCAATTGCTGTCCCATCGCTTCCACCAAGTAGGATGCTTTTTCACGGGCAGCTTTCAACGCTTCAATCTTACCTTGCTTCCGATACACTGGCAAATCCTTATGCTTCAATTCTCCGATGTGCATGGACTCAATTCCCCATGTATTAACAGAACGAATAATAGAATTGATCTGCTCAAAATCGGTCAACCGGATATCCAATTGCTTACCTATCAGAAATTCCTTTCCTCTTTGGCGCCAATAATCCCCTATTTCCTGTGTACGGATAGCATCATCCGCTATTCCGATTTTGCGCAAACTCCGACGCAAATCCTTTTCAATCATAGCCAATGGCACTTTCGTCCGAAAATCTTCTTCTTTATTGGATTTACCTGTATACTCTTCCTGCCAATACTCCTTAATCTGAATCAGAAAATGTATTTCATCCGGAACGACTTCAATCTCCGAAGAACCGGTCACTTCAATATATTTCCCATCACTTTCTTGAGCATTGACAACCATACTCCATGCAAACAAAACAAAAGCTAATAAAAATACCTTTTTCATATCTTTGATTTTATAGTACAACCTCATTTACAGCATCCGAATGATTATATCACAAAGCTATTAAAAAAAACTGTAAAATCGATCTTATCCCCAAATATCAATCTAGCTTTTTCGAAGGGCAAATATAATCGTTTTTTATGATTATATGACGCTTTGGTGAAATTTAAGGAACAAGGTATCCGAAAAAGCACAAAAATAGTATCTTTGCCTGCGATTTATTCACAAAGATGTGATAAAGCTATTTTTAATCATTTAATAATAAAGACTATGATTAGATTAAATGTTTTCGTCCGCGTAAGCGAGACAAACCGCGAGAAAGCGATTGAGGCAGCTAAAGAACTGACTGCTTGTTCCTTGAAGGAAGAAGGATGCATTGCTTATGATACTTTCGAAAGCAGTACCCGTCACGACGTTTTCATGATTTGTGAAACATGGCAGAATGCTGAAGTATTGGCAGCTCATGAGAAATCCTCTCATTTTAGCAAGTATGTAGGTATCATTCAGGAATTAGCTGAAATGAAACTGGAGAAGTTCGAATTCTAAATGAAACACGGAGAATAGATATACTATCTATCCAACTATCATCAAAAAAGAGAGAGACATTCTTCTTCGAAAGGAAAGAATGTTTCTCTCTTCTTATTTCCAGTTCTCACGGGAGTAGGACTGTATGAAGTGTTAGTCCAGCTTCTTATGAATAAATGTCCCTTCAATCCAATAAGTTGCGTGATTCGATTCAAATTTCAGCAGCACATAGCCCGGATCGGTAGGACCTCCAGGGAAATGATCGATAAACCAGTCCTGCCAAAGTTCCCGTTTCATCTTCTCGTCGGTTACCACTTCCACTGTTCCCGTTAATGCCACACTGTCTCCCTTATCCTGAAAGCATAATCCGGCTTTCGGATTCGACAGAAAGTCAATGGTCTTTAATGAATCCGCTCCGGTAGACATCCAAATAGTAGAAATCCCCTCTGTTGCAATCTTGCTCATCGGCACAGGACGGGGATACCCCTCTTTATTTACAGAAGCAAGCACTACCACTTCACATCTCTGCAACAACTCGGTTGCTTTCTCTCTCATTGTTTTTGTTGACATAATCTTATTGGATTTATATTGCGGACAAATATAGTGAAAATAAAATCTAATTCACAATACGCCCGTTTGCCTTTGCCTTTTGAAGCCATTCTGGGACAATTTCTTTGAGAAATTTATCTTTGTCCGCCTTTTCAACAACCATATCCAAACCGATATATTGCTGTGCTTTTTCTTTCGTTGTAATATCCGGAAGCGGTACATTATCTGTATATCCATGCGCTACAAGTACTTTACCGATAAGCATACGAGCTTGAAATACTTTATTTAAACCATGCCCCAAAATACGCATTGTTTCCTGCGGGGCATGAAAAGAACCACCATGAGAAGATACGCCGAAATCCCACCTCCATTGTGCCTGACGAATCAACAGCAAGGTCTCTTGCATTTCATTTTCTGTAGCTCCTATATCCCAAGTAAACTTCGCTTCAATATGTGCTTTTGCCAACTCTTTTTCTAAAAGTGTACGCAACTCATTTGCCTTTTGCTGACGTTCGTATACATTCTTACAGAGTGTCTCTTTATTATCACGATGGCAAGTCTGACAAGTACGTTCAGTCACTGCTAACGGATTCTGAATATGGTGATCGCTATATTTTATCCCTCCTTCATCATTGTAAGGCATATGACAGTCAGCGCACGACACACCACGCTGGGCGTGTATGCCCATCTGAAAAATTTCATAATCAGGATGTTGAGCCTTTAGTATAGGAGCACGACTCAATTGATGAATATAATCAGTAAATCCGATTTCATCATAATACTTTTCTAAATCTTCAACAGTGAAACCCTTATCCCAAGGAAAAGTAGGATATTTTATGTTCCCCTTGAAATAATACTCCGAATGACACTGCGCACAGACCAATGAACGCATTTCCTGTGGAGTGGCATGAGTGATATCTCTACCTTGACGACTAAAAGCTTCAGTGAGCGACGGACGGCTGATATGTAAATCCATATTTTTAGGTTCATGACAATCGGCACATCCTATAGGGTTTACAATTTCGGCTCCCCAGGCAGCCCACTTATTATTATAAAAGGAATCTCCCCCAATAACTTCTATCATACGGGGAACATCAGAACTTTTACACATCCAGCAACTTGCAAATTGAGGACCGTCAGCAGCATCCATAGGCGCACCAGTACGAAGTGAATGAACAATATCCTGTAAAGCGTACATATGCCCGCGCGGTGTTGAATAATCTTTAGAAAAAGCATAGCCAGCCCATAATATGACCATTTCCGGACGTTGCGCTAAAACATCAATAGAGGTTCTTCCATTTAAGCTGCCGTGTAAATCGGTCGATGTCGTATCCACCCACGTCTTATATTCACGTGGATAGTTTTCAGCAAAAATAAAGCTACGTGCTTCTATTCCGTTTATCTTTCTCTTTTTCTCATAGGTCACATTTACAACCTCTGTTCTGTGTTCCATCAGGAATGAAATGATTACTCCCGATGCAAAAATAACAGCCATTGCAAGAGCGAATAGTACCCACCTCTGCCAGGGTTTGAGCTTATCTTTCATTATTTGCTTTTTTTCTTTTAAAATACCTTCTGTTTATTGTACTAAATTATATTTGCCAAAGACAAAATAACGGAGAAACAACTTCCTTTTCCTACTTCTGAATGCACTTCTATACGTCCAGCCAGTCGTTCAATAATCACTTTACAAATGGAAAGTCCCAAACCACTCCCCTGCTCAAATTCATCAGCCTTGTAAAAGCGATCAAAAATCATCATAAGTTCCTTATCGTCAATCCCTTTGCCAGTATCTTTTACGTAAACGCAAACTTCCTGATGTTCTTTATATATTTTGCACCCCAAAGTAATAGTTCCTTCTTTAGTAAACTTATTTGCATTATTCAGGAAATTAGAAATGACTTGAGTAAAACGGAAGCAGTCGATATTAACCGGCAAGGAAACTGTTTCATCAAGTTCAAGGATAAAACATAATGAAGGCTGAATCAGTGCTTGGTAAGTGACATAAATCTCCTTTATTATTTTCGTAACGTTATGTTCCTTTATATCAAAGGATAAGTTGCCTGAATCTAAACGAGATATTTCTAATACATCATTCACCAGTTTTAAAAGCAATTCATTATTATTATTGACTATTTCAATCATGGCAGCTTTTTCCTCCGGTTCTATTTCATCAGCCCCCTCACCTATCAATAAATTTGTGAAACCTACAATAGCATTGAGCGGTGTACGGATTTCATGACTCATGTTATTCAGAAATGACTGTTTCAACTCTGCTTTTTCTGCTATCTGTTTCGCTAGAATCAACTGTTGTTCATGCTCTACCAAGTTCTGAATATTCTGCATAATACCTGCCAACATAATCTCTCCCTGAGCATCTTTTAAGGTACTGCACCGAAGCTCATACCATTGAAAATCGGCCCCTTGTCCTCCAAAGCAAAAACGTATTCGTTGTATTTGCATACTGGGAGATTGATATAATGTTTCGTAGAACGAACTAAGCAATTGTACATCGTCAGGATGGGTATATCTCATTATATCCTCTTTTGTAAACCTCCGTTGCTCCATGCCAACCAACCGTACATAATTATCATCAAATTCAAAAACACCTTCCTGAATATTCCAAAGTGAAATTTTCCCGCCGTTCATAGAAAGAGTCAACCGTTTGTGCGCTTCTTCCAACATTTGAAGATTCTTACGCTCCATCAACGAACGACGATGCGTACGTAACAGACTAATGGTAACCAAAACAAAAGAGAAAACAAATAGCCCACCCAACAAATAAAGTTCTTTTCGATAACGATCATAAAACGGATAGTTGATAATGCGAACATCTTGCGGAACATTACTAATATCACCCGCATA
The Bacteroides luhongzhouii DNA segment above includes these coding regions:
- the nrfA gene encoding ammonia-forming cytochrome c nitrite reductase, with the protein product MKDKLKPWQRWVLFALAMAVIFASGVIISFLMEHRTEVVNVTYEKKRKINGIEARSFIFAENYPREYKTWVDTTSTDLHGSLNGRTSIDVLAQRPEMVILWAGYAFSKDYSTPRGHMYALQDIVHSLRTGAPMDAADGPQFASCWMCKSSDVPRMIEVIGGDSFYNNKWAAWGAEIVNPIGCADCHEPKNMDLHISRPSLTEAFSRQGRDITHATPQEMRSLVCAQCHSEYYFKGNIKYPTFPWDKGFTVEDLEKYYDEIGFTDYIHQLSRAPILKAQHPDYEIFQMGIHAQRGVSCADCHMPYNDEGGIKYSDHHIQNPLAVTERTCQTCHRDNKETLCKNVYERQQKANELRTLLEKELAKAHIEAKFTWDIGATENEMQETLLLIRQAQWRWDFGVSSHGGSFHAPQETMRILGHGLNKVFQARMLIGKVLVAHGYTDNVPLPDITTKEKAQQYIGLDMVVEKADKDKFLKEIVPEWLQKAKANGRIVN
- a CDS encoding sensor histidine kinase — its product is MFLVKYLSCCDIYTIFAKHKQKSMNKTYFKYKYVLIFILSLLVFIGGLNYKHWYVTDSLMVKHISLIYSISKNDIGNKNIEKLLYQEFQKQGIEVAFDKFYLDCSKFDEEEEIEHVREYLEFLESKSTDLILTIGDQATNSLLSTRHRLLSSIPVVACNVHFPNEELIEEYDLRKVYVLRDSPDMKRNIDFIKILYPHNDMEIIYNIDLTILGHKSFDRLSRVVDRKNVRVLSYQKAFVQECDYKHLTEMIEYFNLTPGLINDSTKRNGLTISLCPFRYIKGSSLLVMLKQSKRRQQNQAFLLDKLDMLAIPIVTALNIPSFSCIREGFGENAKIVGGYMATEGITTKAASSLAARLLKKEKIGMPKIRDLEKEYVLDWTYFSEYAGDISNVPQDVRIINYPFYDRYRKELYLLGGLFVFSFVLVTISLLRTHRRSLMERKNLQMLEEAHKRLTLSMNGGKISLWNIQEGVFEFDDNYVRLVGMEQRRFTKEDIMRYTHPDDVQLLSSFYETLYQSPSMQIQRIRFCFGGQGADFQWYELRCSTLKDAQGEIMLAGIMQNIQNLVEHEQQLILAKQIAEKAELKQSFLNNMSHEIRTPLNAIVGFTNLLIGEGADEIEPEEKAAMIEIVNNNNELLLKLVNDVLEISRLDSGNLSFDIKEHNVTKIIKEIYVTYQALIQPSLCFILELDETVSLPVNIDCFRFTQVISNFLNNANKFTKEGTITLGCKIYKEHQEVCVYVKDTGKGIDDKELMMIFDRFYKADEFEQGSGLGLSICKVIIERLAGRIEVHSEVGKGSCFSVILSLANII